One Osmerus mordax isolate fOsmMor3 chromosome 26, fOsmMor3.pri, whole genome shotgun sequence DNA segment encodes these proteins:
- the sap130a gene encoding histone deacetylase complex subunit SAP130a isoform X1 codes for MSSQQFPRHGMPASGGGPPQIPGGNLVPLNPSPNQPAGGDAEGSRDADHGPQDRPPSGGGGGAALSFREDKQETVMVRPYPQVQAHGPPQGLPQQLPIQPGPPVTVSAGPIHLPQVTGQPTALTEGQMKAVLKSPIPSRLIAPAPALNQGHLPVPSKVPGHITVTLESSIAPTPSIPVATISSQQGHSSNLHHLMPANIQIIRSSAPALQIGATAGPSQTFTSHLPRGAAAAAVMSSSKGATVLRPASGAGAGPGQPTVQHILHQPTQTRPPVTTSSAVLPTVVTPISVSRTQGPISSPAVTHSTEMVHARPGLTIHPPPATISIQRPQASRDTATRITLPSHPPIVAQKPQPPHAMTQKSIFSSVTPVAAATVAPIVATNTVPATTTTGSVPHTQMNSSTIVTMTMPSHSSHATAVTTSAIPVAKVVPQPIAHTSPRIQPDYPGERTNLISISGHHSSPNPVTMEARSDNRPSVPVQFQYFLPTYSPSPYPLTHTYTPITSSVSTIRQYPVTPQAPSSALPTSGGVGMATTVHLNPMQLMGLQSAQISTQGIQPAPMAAQGIQPAPMAAQGIQPASIGVQGLHTSAPISTQGIQQAPITAQQQQPQSDAKPPGVVLADGSTFVAGTIGNTFSSSQAVATMVQTHPQAGVGGAPTLVSSPRPSILRKKPANESCVRKSLIAVQPGEVGGGRVEAGLRGAGSPRPSGVKPKAEVHMTMAPPVMATVEALPSQGVEQQAASSPAQHLSQAIPTLLAPQGPAPPSQPSSVLSALPASLAVTPPAPASMANTVASPTQPAASSTAACASSAVLADIKIKQEMEPMDTAQPVSSGSLLSPPGLGGPPSSLGGPLSGELIPGASPRKKPRKQQHVISTEETEMVEATSTDEDRASGRVLGRPDRRESPPREYVDEEGVRYVPVRPRPPITLLRHYRNPWKAAYHHFQRYSDIRVKEEKKGSLQDMANQRGVVCRAQGWKIHLCAAQLRQLSSLEHDVYTRLTTLQEGLIPKKRAGADDDLHRINELIQGNMQRCKLVMDQVTEARDTMMKVLDHKEKVLKLLNKTTAVKKSSKLKRKERA; via the exons ATGAGTTCTCAGCAGTTCCCGAGACACGGAATGCCCGCTTCTGGAGGAGGGCCTCCCCAGATCCCGGGCGGAAACTTGGTGCCTTTAAACCCGTCACCAAACCAGCCAG CAGGAGGAGATGCGGAGGGCAGCCGTGATGCTGATCATGGGCCGCAAGATCGGCCGCCCAGCGGCGGCGGCGGAGGAGCAGCGCTCTCGTTCAGGGAGGACAAGCAGGAGACGGTGATGGTGCGGCCCTACCCGCAGGTCCAAGCCCACGGCCCCCCCCAAGGTCTTCCCCAGCAGCTCCCCATTCAGCCCGGCCCTCCAGTCACAGTGTCAGCAGGTCCCATCCACCTGCCCCAGGTGACAGGTCAGCCCACTGCCCTCACAGAGGGCCAGATGAAG GCTGTCCTGAAGTCACCGATCCCCAGTCGTCTCATTGCCCCGGCGCCGGCTTTGAACCAGGGCCACCTCCCCGTCCCCTCCAAGGTGCCCGGACACATCACGGTCACTTTGGAGAGCAGCATCGCTCCGACTCCTTCCATCCCCGTGGCAACCATCAGTAGCCAGCAG GGTCACTCAAGTAACCTGCACCATCTGATGCCTGCTAACATCCAGATTATCAGGAGTAGTGCCCCGGCCCTGCAGATTGGGGCCACCGCCGGCCCTTCACAGACATTCACCTCCCATCTACCCAGAG gggcgGCTGCTGCAGCCGTCATGTCCAGCTCTAAAGGTGCCACGGTTCTGCGTCCAGCATCTGGAGCCGGGGCGGGGCCGGGCCAGCCCACCGTTCAGcacatcctccaccagcccaccCAG ACCCGTCCCCCTGTCACCACCTCCTCAGCGGTGCTGCCCACCGTGGTGACCCCCATCTCTGTCAGCAGGACGCAGGGCCCCATCAGCAGTCCTGCCGTCACACACTCCACTGAGATGGTGCACGC CCGTCCAGGGCTGACCATCCACCCTCCCCCGGCCACCATCAGCATCCAGCGGCCCCAGGCCAGCAGGGACACGGCCACACGCATCACcctaccctcccacccccccatcgtGGCCCAGAAGCCCCAACCGCCCCATGCCATGACCCAG AAGTCCATCTTCAGTTCTGTGACGCCCGTCGCTGCAGCCACTGTGGCTCCCATCGTCGCCACAAACACCGTCCCCGCCACAACCACCACAg GATCTGTGCCACACACCCAAATGAACAGTAGCACCATCGTCACCATGACGATGCCCTCTCACTCCTCCCACGCCACCGCAGTGACCACGTCTGCCATCCCCGTTG CCAAGGTGGTGCCCCAGCCCATAGCCCACACCTCCCCTCGCATCCAGCCGGACTATCCTGGGGAGCGAACCAAcctcatctccatctctggacatcactcctcccccaaccccgtTACCATGGAGGCCAGGAGCGACAACAG gccgTCGGTTCCAGTCCAGTTCCAGTACTTCCTGCCAACCTACTCCCCGTCCCCGTACCCTCTGACCCACACCTACACCCCCATCACCAGCTCTGTGTCCACCATCCGCCAatacccag tgacCCCCCAGGCTCCCAGCTCTGCCCTCCCCACCTCCGGGGGGGTTGGCATGGCGACCACAGTCCACCTCAACCCCATGCAGCTGATGGGTCTGCAGTCTGCCCAGATCAGCACCCAGGGCATTCAGCCTGCACCAATGGCAGCCCAGGGCATTCAGCCTGCACCAATGGCAGCCCAGGGCATTCAGCCTGCATCAATCGGAGTGCAGGGCCTGCACACCTCTGCACCTATCAGCACGCAGGGGATTCAGCAGGCaccaatcacagcacagcagcagcagcctcagTCTGATGCCAAACCTCCAG GCGTGGTGCTGGCAGACGGCTCCACCTTCGTGGCGGGCACCATCGGCAACACGTTCAGCAGCTCGCAGGCCGTGGCAACCATGGTGCAGACACACCCCCAGGCCGGGGTGGGTGGGGCCCCCACACTAGTCTCCTCCCCTCGGCCTAGCATCCTCCGCAAGAAACCAGCCAATGAGAG CTGTGTGCGTAAGAGCCTGATAGCAGTGCAGCCGGGCGAGGTCGgcgggggcagggtggaggctggcCTCAGAGGGGCCGGGTCCCCTCGGCCTTCAGG tgtCAAACCCAAAGCGGAGGTCCACATGACCATGGCCCCTCCCGTCATGGCGACGGTGGAGGCCCTGCCCTCCCAGGGTGTGGAGCAGCAAGcagcctcctcccccgcccagcACCTGTCCCAGGCCATCCCCACCCTGctggccccccagggccccGCACCGccctcccagcccagctccGTGCTCTCTGCCCTGCCCGCCTCCCTGGCCgtcaccccccccgcccccgcctccATGGCCAACACGGTGGCCTCCCCCACCCAGCCCGCGGCCAGCAGCACGGCCGCCTGCGCCTCCAGTGCCGTCCTGGCGGACATCAAGATCAAGCAGGAGATGGAGCCCATGGACACGGCTCAACCAG tgTCCAGCGGGTCCTTGTTGTCGCCCCCCGGCCTGGGCGGcccgccctcctccctgggcGGCCCTCTCTCGGGGGAGCTGATCCCCGGGGCGTCGCCCAGGAAGAAGCCCCGCAAGCAGCAGCACGTTATCTCCACGGAGGAGACGGAGATGGTGGAGGCCACCAGCACGGACGAGGACCGCGCCTCGGGGAGGGTGCTGGGCCGGCCGGACCGCAGGGAGTCTCCCCCCAGGGAGTATGTGG ATGAGGAGGGGGTGCGTTACGTGCCGGTACGCCCGcgcccccccatcaccctgctCCGCCACTACCGCAACCCCTGGAAGGCAGCCTATCACCACTTCCAGAGATACAGCGACATCCGGGTCAAAG aggagaagaagggctCCCTGCAGGACATGGCGAACCAGAGGGGCGTGGTGTGTCGGGCGCAGGGCTGGAAGATCCACCTGTGTGCCGCTCAGCTCAGACAGCTG TCCAGTCTGGAGCATGACGTGTACACCAGACTGACCACCCTGCAGGAGGGCCTCATCCCAAAGAAGAGGGCCGGGGCGGACGACGACCTGCACCGCATCAATGAGCTCATACAG ggtAACATGCAGCGCTGCAAGCTGGTGATGGATCAGGTGACGGAGGCCAGAGACACCATGATGAAGGTGCTAGACCACAAGGAGAAGGTTCTGAAGCTGCTGAATAAGACCACGGCCGTCAAGAAGTCCTCCAAGCTGAAGCGCAAGGAGCGGGCATAG
- the sap130a gene encoding histone deacetylase complex subunit SAP130a isoform X3 — protein MSSQQFPRHGMPASGGGPPQIPGGNLVPLNPSPNQPAGGDAEGSRDADHGPQDRPPSGGGGGAALSFREDKQETVMVRPYPQVQAHGPPQGLPQQLPIQPGPPVTVSAGPIHLPQVTGQPTALTEGQMKAVLKSPIPSRLIAPAPALNQGHLPVPSKVPGHITVTLESSIAPTPSIPVATISSQQGHSSNLHHLMPANIQIIRSSAPALQIGATAGPSQTFTSHLPRGAAAAAVMSSSKGATVLRPASGAGAGPGQPTVQHILHQPTQTRPPVTTSSAVLPTVVTPISVSRTQGPISSPAVTHSTEMVHARPGLTIHPPPATISIQRPQASRDTATRITLPSHPPIVAQKPQPPHAMTQKSIFSSVTPVAAATVAPIVATNTVPATTTTGSVPHTQMNSSTIVTMTMPSHSSHATAVTTSAIPVAKVVPQPIAHTSPRIQPDYPGERTNLISISGHHSSPNPVTMEARSDNRPSVPVQFQYFLPTYSPSPYPLTHTYTPITSSVSTIRQYPVTPQAPSSALPTSGGVGMATTVHLNPMQLMGLQSAQISTQGIQPAPMAAQGIQPAPMAAQGIQPASIGVQGLHTSAPISTQGIQQAPITAQQQQPQSDAKPPGVVLADGSTFVAGTIGNTFSSSQAVATMVQTHPQAGVGGAPTLVSSPRPSILRKKPANESVKPKAEVHMTMAPPVMATVEALPSQGVEQQAASSPAQHLSQAIPTLLAPQGPAPPSQPSSVLSALPASLAVTPPAPASMANTVASPTQPAASSTAACASSAVLADIKIKQEMEPMDTAQPVSSGSLLSPPGLGGPPSSLGGPLSGELIPGASPRKKPRKQQHVISTEETEMVEATSTDEDRASGRVLGRPDRRESPPREYVDEEGVRYVPVRPRPPITLLRHYRNPWKAAYHHFQRYSDIRVKEEKKGSLQDMANQRGVVCRAQGWKIHLCAAQLRQLSSLEHDVYTRLTTLQEGLIPKKRAGADDDLHRINELIQGNMQRCKLVMDQVTEARDTMMKVLDHKEKVLKLLNKTTAVKKSSKLKRKERA, from the exons ATGAGTTCTCAGCAGTTCCCGAGACACGGAATGCCCGCTTCTGGAGGAGGGCCTCCCCAGATCCCGGGCGGAAACTTGGTGCCTTTAAACCCGTCACCAAACCAGCCAG CAGGAGGAGATGCGGAGGGCAGCCGTGATGCTGATCATGGGCCGCAAGATCGGCCGCCCAGCGGCGGCGGCGGAGGAGCAGCGCTCTCGTTCAGGGAGGACAAGCAGGAGACGGTGATGGTGCGGCCCTACCCGCAGGTCCAAGCCCACGGCCCCCCCCAAGGTCTTCCCCAGCAGCTCCCCATTCAGCCCGGCCCTCCAGTCACAGTGTCAGCAGGTCCCATCCACCTGCCCCAGGTGACAGGTCAGCCCACTGCCCTCACAGAGGGCCAGATGAAG GCTGTCCTGAAGTCACCGATCCCCAGTCGTCTCATTGCCCCGGCGCCGGCTTTGAACCAGGGCCACCTCCCCGTCCCCTCCAAGGTGCCCGGACACATCACGGTCACTTTGGAGAGCAGCATCGCTCCGACTCCTTCCATCCCCGTGGCAACCATCAGTAGCCAGCAG GGTCACTCAAGTAACCTGCACCATCTGATGCCTGCTAACATCCAGATTATCAGGAGTAGTGCCCCGGCCCTGCAGATTGGGGCCACCGCCGGCCCTTCACAGACATTCACCTCCCATCTACCCAGAG gggcgGCTGCTGCAGCCGTCATGTCCAGCTCTAAAGGTGCCACGGTTCTGCGTCCAGCATCTGGAGCCGGGGCGGGGCCGGGCCAGCCCACCGTTCAGcacatcctccaccagcccaccCAG ACCCGTCCCCCTGTCACCACCTCCTCAGCGGTGCTGCCCACCGTGGTGACCCCCATCTCTGTCAGCAGGACGCAGGGCCCCATCAGCAGTCCTGCCGTCACACACTCCACTGAGATGGTGCACGC CCGTCCAGGGCTGACCATCCACCCTCCCCCGGCCACCATCAGCATCCAGCGGCCCCAGGCCAGCAGGGACACGGCCACACGCATCACcctaccctcccacccccccatcgtGGCCCAGAAGCCCCAACCGCCCCATGCCATGACCCAG AAGTCCATCTTCAGTTCTGTGACGCCCGTCGCTGCAGCCACTGTGGCTCCCATCGTCGCCACAAACACCGTCCCCGCCACAACCACCACAg GATCTGTGCCACACACCCAAATGAACAGTAGCACCATCGTCACCATGACGATGCCCTCTCACTCCTCCCACGCCACCGCAGTGACCACGTCTGCCATCCCCGTTG CCAAGGTGGTGCCCCAGCCCATAGCCCACACCTCCCCTCGCATCCAGCCGGACTATCCTGGGGAGCGAACCAAcctcatctccatctctggacatcactcctcccccaaccccgtTACCATGGAGGCCAGGAGCGACAACAG gccgTCGGTTCCAGTCCAGTTCCAGTACTTCCTGCCAACCTACTCCCCGTCCCCGTACCCTCTGACCCACACCTACACCCCCATCACCAGCTCTGTGTCCACCATCCGCCAatacccag tgacCCCCCAGGCTCCCAGCTCTGCCCTCCCCACCTCCGGGGGGGTTGGCATGGCGACCACAGTCCACCTCAACCCCATGCAGCTGATGGGTCTGCAGTCTGCCCAGATCAGCACCCAGGGCATTCAGCCTGCACCAATGGCAGCCCAGGGCATTCAGCCTGCACCAATGGCAGCCCAGGGCATTCAGCCTGCATCAATCGGAGTGCAGGGCCTGCACACCTCTGCACCTATCAGCACGCAGGGGATTCAGCAGGCaccaatcacagcacagcagcagcagcctcagTCTGATGCCAAACCTCCAG GCGTGGTGCTGGCAGACGGCTCCACCTTCGTGGCGGGCACCATCGGCAACACGTTCAGCAGCTCGCAGGCCGTGGCAACCATGGTGCAGACACACCCCCAGGCCGGGGTGGGTGGGGCCCCCACACTAGTCTCCTCCCCTCGGCCTAGCATCCTCCGCAAGAAACCAGCCAATGAGAG tgtCAAACCCAAAGCGGAGGTCCACATGACCATGGCCCCTCCCGTCATGGCGACGGTGGAGGCCCTGCCCTCCCAGGGTGTGGAGCAGCAAGcagcctcctcccccgcccagcACCTGTCCCAGGCCATCCCCACCCTGctggccccccagggccccGCACCGccctcccagcccagctccGTGCTCTCTGCCCTGCCCGCCTCCCTGGCCgtcaccccccccgcccccgcctccATGGCCAACACGGTGGCCTCCCCCACCCAGCCCGCGGCCAGCAGCACGGCCGCCTGCGCCTCCAGTGCCGTCCTGGCGGACATCAAGATCAAGCAGGAGATGGAGCCCATGGACACGGCTCAACCAG tgTCCAGCGGGTCCTTGTTGTCGCCCCCCGGCCTGGGCGGcccgccctcctccctgggcGGCCCTCTCTCGGGGGAGCTGATCCCCGGGGCGTCGCCCAGGAAGAAGCCCCGCAAGCAGCAGCACGTTATCTCCACGGAGGAGACGGAGATGGTGGAGGCCACCAGCACGGACGAGGACCGCGCCTCGGGGAGGGTGCTGGGCCGGCCGGACCGCAGGGAGTCTCCCCCCAGGGAGTATGTGG ATGAGGAGGGGGTGCGTTACGTGCCGGTACGCCCGcgcccccccatcaccctgctCCGCCACTACCGCAACCCCTGGAAGGCAGCCTATCACCACTTCCAGAGATACAGCGACATCCGGGTCAAAG aggagaagaagggctCCCTGCAGGACATGGCGAACCAGAGGGGCGTGGTGTGTCGGGCGCAGGGCTGGAAGATCCACCTGTGTGCCGCTCAGCTCAGACAGCTG TCCAGTCTGGAGCATGACGTGTACACCAGACTGACCACCCTGCAGGAGGGCCTCATCCCAAAGAAGAGGGCCGGGGCGGACGACGACCTGCACCGCATCAATGAGCTCATACAG ggtAACATGCAGCGCTGCAAGCTGGTGATGGATCAGGTGACGGAGGCCAGAGACACCATGATGAAGGTGCTAGACCACAAGGAGAAGGTTCTGAAGCTGCTGAATAAGACCACGGCCGTCAAGAAGTCCTCCAAGCTGAAGCGCAAGGAGCGGGCATAG
- the sap130a gene encoding histone deacetylase complex subunit SAP130a isoform X2: MSSQQFPRHGMPASGGGPPQIPGGNLVPLNPSPNQPGGDAEGSRDADHGPQDRPPSGGGGGAALSFREDKQETVMVRPYPQVQAHGPPQGLPQQLPIQPGPPVTVSAGPIHLPQVTGQPTALTEGQMKAVLKSPIPSRLIAPAPALNQGHLPVPSKVPGHITVTLESSIAPTPSIPVATISSQQGHSSNLHHLMPANIQIIRSSAPALQIGATAGPSQTFTSHLPRGAAAAAVMSSSKGATVLRPASGAGAGPGQPTVQHILHQPTQTRPPVTTSSAVLPTVVTPISVSRTQGPISSPAVTHSTEMVHARPGLTIHPPPATISIQRPQASRDTATRITLPSHPPIVAQKPQPPHAMTQKSIFSSVTPVAAATVAPIVATNTVPATTTTGSVPHTQMNSSTIVTMTMPSHSSHATAVTTSAIPVAKVVPQPIAHTSPRIQPDYPGERTNLISISGHHSSPNPVTMEARSDNRPSVPVQFQYFLPTYSPSPYPLTHTYTPITSSVSTIRQYPVTPQAPSSALPTSGGVGMATTVHLNPMQLMGLQSAQISTQGIQPAPMAAQGIQPAPMAAQGIQPASIGVQGLHTSAPISTQGIQQAPITAQQQQPQSDAKPPGVVLADGSTFVAGTIGNTFSSSQAVATMVQTHPQAGVGGAPTLVSSPRPSILRKKPANESCVRKSLIAVQPGEVGGGRVEAGLRGAGSPRPSGVKPKAEVHMTMAPPVMATVEALPSQGVEQQAASSPAQHLSQAIPTLLAPQGPAPPSQPSSVLSALPASLAVTPPAPASMANTVASPTQPAASSTAACASSAVLADIKIKQEMEPMDTAQPVSSGSLLSPPGLGGPPSSLGGPLSGELIPGASPRKKPRKQQHVISTEETEMVEATSTDEDRASGRVLGRPDRRESPPREYVDEEGVRYVPVRPRPPITLLRHYRNPWKAAYHHFQRYSDIRVKEEKKGSLQDMANQRGVVCRAQGWKIHLCAAQLRQLSSLEHDVYTRLTTLQEGLIPKKRAGADDDLHRINELIQGNMQRCKLVMDQVTEARDTMMKVLDHKEKVLKLLNKTTAVKKSSKLKRKERA; this comes from the exons ATGAGTTCTCAGCAGTTCCCGAGACACGGAATGCCCGCTTCTGGAGGAGGGCCTCCCCAGATCCCGGGCGGAAACTTGGTGCCTTTAAACCCGTCACCAAACCAGCCAG GAGGAGATGCGGAGGGCAGCCGTGATGCTGATCATGGGCCGCAAGATCGGCCGCCCAGCGGCGGCGGCGGAGGAGCAGCGCTCTCGTTCAGGGAGGACAAGCAGGAGACGGTGATGGTGCGGCCCTACCCGCAGGTCCAAGCCCACGGCCCCCCCCAAGGTCTTCCCCAGCAGCTCCCCATTCAGCCCGGCCCTCCAGTCACAGTGTCAGCAGGTCCCATCCACCTGCCCCAGGTGACAGGTCAGCCCACTGCCCTCACAGAGGGCCAGATGAAG GCTGTCCTGAAGTCACCGATCCCCAGTCGTCTCATTGCCCCGGCGCCGGCTTTGAACCAGGGCCACCTCCCCGTCCCCTCCAAGGTGCCCGGACACATCACGGTCACTTTGGAGAGCAGCATCGCTCCGACTCCTTCCATCCCCGTGGCAACCATCAGTAGCCAGCAG GGTCACTCAAGTAACCTGCACCATCTGATGCCTGCTAACATCCAGATTATCAGGAGTAGTGCCCCGGCCCTGCAGATTGGGGCCACCGCCGGCCCTTCACAGACATTCACCTCCCATCTACCCAGAG gggcgGCTGCTGCAGCCGTCATGTCCAGCTCTAAAGGTGCCACGGTTCTGCGTCCAGCATCTGGAGCCGGGGCGGGGCCGGGCCAGCCCACCGTTCAGcacatcctccaccagcccaccCAG ACCCGTCCCCCTGTCACCACCTCCTCAGCGGTGCTGCCCACCGTGGTGACCCCCATCTCTGTCAGCAGGACGCAGGGCCCCATCAGCAGTCCTGCCGTCACACACTCCACTGAGATGGTGCACGC CCGTCCAGGGCTGACCATCCACCCTCCCCCGGCCACCATCAGCATCCAGCGGCCCCAGGCCAGCAGGGACACGGCCACACGCATCACcctaccctcccacccccccatcgtGGCCCAGAAGCCCCAACCGCCCCATGCCATGACCCAG AAGTCCATCTTCAGTTCTGTGACGCCCGTCGCTGCAGCCACTGTGGCTCCCATCGTCGCCACAAACACCGTCCCCGCCACAACCACCACAg GATCTGTGCCACACACCCAAATGAACAGTAGCACCATCGTCACCATGACGATGCCCTCTCACTCCTCCCACGCCACCGCAGTGACCACGTCTGCCATCCCCGTTG CCAAGGTGGTGCCCCAGCCCATAGCCCACACCTCCCCTCGCATCCAGCCGGACTATCCTGGGGAGCGAACCAAcctcatctccatctctggacatcactcctcccccaaccccgtTACCATGGAGGCCAGGAGCGACAACAG gccgTCGGTTCCAGTCCAGTTCCAGTACTTCCTGCCAACCTACTCCCCGTCCCCGTACCCTCTGACCCACACCTACACCCCCATCACCAGCTCTGTGTCCACCATCCGCCAatacccag tgacCCCCCAGGCTCCCAGCTCTGCCCTCCCCACCTCCGGGGGGGTTGGCATGGCGACCACAGTCCACCTCAACCCCATGCAGCTGATGGGTCTGCAGTCTGCCCAGATCAGCACCCAGGGCATTCAGCCTGCACCAATGGCAGCCCAGGGCATTCAGCCTGCACCAATGGCAGCCCAGGGCATTCAGCCTGCATCAATCGGAGTGCAGGGCCTGCACACCTCTGCACCTATCAGCACGCAGGGGATTCAGCAGGCaccaatcacagcacagcagcagcagcctcagTCTGATGCCAAACCTCCAG GCGTGGTGCTGGCAGACGGCTCCACCTTCGTGGCGGGCACCATCGGCAACACGTTCAGCAGCTCGCAGGCCGTGGCAACCATGGTGCAGACACACCCCCAGGCCGGGGTGGGTGGGGCCCCCACACTAGTCTCCTCCCCTCGGCCTAGCATCCTCCGCAAGAAACCAGCCAATGAGAG CTGTGTGCGTAAGAGCCTGATAGCAGTGCAGCCGGGCGAGGTCGgcgggggcagggtggaggctggcCTCAGAGGGGCCGGGTCCCCTCGGCCTTCAGG tgtCAAACCCAAAGCGGAGGTCCACATGACCATGGCCCCTCCCGTCATGGCGACGGTGGAGGCCCTGCCCTCCCAGGGTGTGGAGCAGCAAGcagcctcctcccccgcccagcACCTGTCCCAGGCCATCCCCACCCTGctggccccccagggccccGCACCGccctcccagcccagctccGTGCTCTCTGCCCTGCCCGCCTCCCTGGCCgtcaccccccccgcccccgcctccATGGCCAACACGGTGGCCTCCCCCACCCAGCCCGCGGCCAGCAGCACGGCCGCCTGCGCCTCCAGTGCCGTCCTGGCGGACATCAAGATCAAGCAGGAGATGGAGCCCATGGACACGGCTCAACCAG tgTCCAGCGGGTCCTTGTTGTCGCCCCCCGGCCTGGGCGGcccgccctcctccctgggcGGCCCTCTCTCGGGGGAGCTGATCCCCGGGGCGTCGCCCAGGAAGAAGCCCCGCAAGCAGCAGCACGTTATCTCCACGGAGGAGACGGAGATGGTGGAGGCCACCAGCACGGACGAGGACCGCGCCTCGGGGAGGGTGCTGGGCCGGCCGGACCGCAGGGAGTCTCCCCCCAGGGAGTATGTGG ATGAGGAGGGGGTGCGTTACGTGCCGGTACGCCCGcgcccccccatcaccctgctCCGCCACTACCGCAACCCCTGGAAGGCAGCCTATCACCACTTCCAGAGATACAGCGACATCCGGGTCAAAG aggagaagaagggctCCCTGCAGGACATGGCGAACCAGAGGGGCGTGGTGTGTCGGGCGCAGGGCTGGAAGATCCACCTGTGTGCCGCTCAGCTCAGACAGCTG TCCAGTCTGGAGCATGACGTGTACACCAGACTGACCACCCTGCAGGAGGGCCTCATCCCAAAGAAGAGGGCCGGGGCGGACGACGACCTGCACCGCATCAATGAGCTCATACAG ggtAACATGCAGCGCTGCAAGCTGGTGATGGATCAGGTGACGGAGGCCAGAGACACCATGATGAAGGTGCTAGACCACAAGGAGAAGGTTCTGAAGCTGCTGAATAAGACCACGGCCGTCAAGAAGTCCTCCAAGCTGAAGCGCAAGGAGCGGGCATAG